CACTGGAAGGCATTCTTTCTGATTTTTCAAGCAAGTACCCAACAATCGCACTGGAGATCAACGCCATAGCAAGCCCCGATGTGATTGCTGCGGTCACCGACGGGCGCGCCCACCTCGGCTTGATGTTCGCTGACATGGACTTTCCTGATAGTGTCGATCTATGTTTTCTCGGCAACCTCCCCTTCTACGCCGTTATAAGTCCAGATCACCCCTTGAGTCGCGTAGATAACATTACCATTAGCGACCTCATCCCCCACCGACAACTCATGCTCAAAGGAGGAGACGGGCGCGGACTCGCACAATTTAACTCTCTGTCACCCAGAACATGGTCTGGCAATAACTTCTTTCTACTACGAGAGCTAGTCAGGCAAGGCCTCGGTTGGTGTTACATCCCCTGCCACCTCGTTGAACAAGAAATCGATAACGGTAACCTATACCGTCTACCACTGAGCTTCGACCATCAGCCCTGGAGCGTTCCTGTCGAACGCGTATTGCCAAAAAATGCTGTGATGAGCGACGCTTTACAGTGGTTATCACACCAAATCCAGCATCTATTCTGATCACCTATCAGTCTAATCAGATCATCCTCTAGATATTTTCTAAAAAAGCCTTAAGCGCAAAAACAATAACACAACCTCAGTCAGCAATTACACCTACCGCTACCCGCAAAACCACTAACACAAGCATTTTTACAAAACCAAAAAAACACAAATAGCTTTTAATAACAGCATGTTATACGAAACAATACTTAGCAGTAGGCACACCAAAACACCACCAACGTATATTTTTTATTTTCATAACAAAAATTAATATTGCCTAGCGTTTTACAATCGGATACATTCGCCAAAATTTCCACCTGAGCCGATTTCTCACCTCGCAACATCACTGTCGCGGCGTGAAAGTACGCTCGTATTTTACCCCCAAAACGACTAGGAACTAGCACCATGAAAATATGCTTTATTATGTACCCCTGGGAGCGCGTTGAAGCCGAAAACGACACGACGTTGCGCCTCATACACGAGTGTTTTGCACGCAAACACACTGTCGCGATAACCACCCTGCATAATCTGACGATTAGAGACAATGTCGCCAGTGCCTTTTGCGATGTGATCAGCAAGAAGACCAAGCAGACTGACAATATACCCAGCTTCCATCGCAATGCGGTTTTCAGACGCTGTCTTCTGCCCCTGGCAGGCTTTGACGCAATAATTATGCGCGCCAATCCGCCTCTGGACACGCTTGCTCTCAACTTCTTGGACTCTGTACGCGACGATACTTTTATCATGAATGATATTGATGGCTTGCGAGTCGCTAACAACAAGCTGTACACCGCATCGTTTAACGATTCGGCAAGTGAGTTTATTCCAGCCACGCACGTCTCTAAAAACCGTCGTTATCTCGAGCGTATCTTTGATGAATCCGAGTCCGAAAAAATGATCCTCAAGCCTCTTGATGGCTACGGCGGTCGCGGCGTCATTCTGGTTGAAAAAAATGCGCGCCAAAGTTTCAGCTCATTACTGGAGTTCTACATCGGTGGTGACGAACAGGGACACGGGGGTAACTATGTGATTTTGCAGGACTATGTCGCCGGTGCTGAAAAGGGTGATGTGCGCATATTGATGCTTAATGGTGAGCCAATCGGCGCCATGCGTCGTGTTCCTGCCGAAGGCGATGTTCGCTCTAACGTTCATGCCGGTGGCCATGTTGTGAAACATAAGCTGACCGAGAAAGAGCGCAAACTCTGTCGATTCATCGGTCCTAAGTTGGTTCGTGATGGCCTGTATTTCACCGGCATCGATGTGATTGGCGACAAGTTACTAGAGATCAACGTGCTAAGCCCAGGTGGCATTACCCGTATTAACAAACTCAACCGCACCAAGTTGCAGACACAGGTTATCGACTTTGTCGAGAGCGTCGTCAGTGCCAAGGAGCTAGTAAGAAGCCGTAAAAACGAATTCAGACAGGTAATTGAAGATGCTGACGCTATCTGAAGCAGAAATGCTTGCCGCTATTAAAGCGGGTGACGGTTTCGAGGCAATGCTTGAGGATCACTCCTTGAGCATCAAAATCGAGGAGTATGTACCGTACATCTGTACTGCCATTCATGCGGGCGGTCGACTGCGCGAGGAGCTGCAGTCAAAGTGTTTACTCGACAGCGACGAACGTCAGATCGAGGAAGACCTGTTCACCGATGAGCTGATCACCTCGTTCCCAATTACGCTATGTGTACACGACTCTCGTTACGAGTACGATTTAAATCGTGCTCCAAACCTTGCGGTCTACGATCAGGCATGGGGAAAAGAGGTATGGTCTAGCCCACTCAGTCCAGCTGAGCGTAAGGCTAGCCTCGCCAAACATCACCGCTACTTTCGTATACTCAAGGCGATATTGAGTGAACTCGAGCAGCGCTTTGGTGGTTGCCTGTTGGTCGACGTACACTCCTACAATTGGCGCAGCCGAGACTATCCGGTATCCCCGTTATTCAACATCGGTACCGCCCACCTTAATACCCGCCGGGGTAAGTCAATCCTCGAGCAGTTTGAAGGCAGGTTGGCCGACATAGCGCTTCCTAACGTCGACAATAGTGTGGCGCGTGATGTCGTATTCAAAGGAAATGGCTACCACAGTTATTTCATCAACCGTAACTTCAATAACACCTTCGCTATTCCACTGGAGATTAAGAAGGTGTTTATGGATGAATTCACCGGTGAGCCGTTCCCGTTGGTGTTGGACGCCATTCATCAGGGACTTCATCTCGCGGTCATGGAGGCGGCAGCAGCGTTTAACGATAAGTTTAAGCGCGCTAAACTAACGCCTGCACAACTGTTACCGAACAATCTCGACAACGCGATGCTGTTCGTCGATAAGACACTGTATAAACTGGCCAATAACTTCCAGACTCTCAGCTATGTCAACCCGATTAACCTCGCCCAAGAGAAGCGTCGCTTCCTAGGGCGTCGCCACTATGAACCTCAGTTTACCTATCGTCAGCTGAGAATTGACCCCTATGAGTTTAAGGAGCAATTATACAGCTTGCCCGTCGCCGACATTCAAGACCCAACGATACGTGCGCTGTACCGTGATGTCGTCAATGCCTATGCGATTAAAGTTGAATTACTCAGCAAGGTCGGTACCCCGGATTTCCTCTATAACTCCATGCGTTATTACGGAGAGCCAAGTGCCAATGACATCGCTAACGCTGAATTCATCTTGCACGCAGCAGCGCTGCCAGATGCT
Above is a window of Sinobacterium caligoides DNA encoding:
- a CDS encoding LysR family transcriptional regulator, yielding MYSLEQLKIFVTVADTGSFSACARQLNKAQSAISQAIANLELDLDNELFDRRPRKPQLTPQGEQLLSYAKAVLHQSQELKLAAEALQGCVQTELVIAVDEALIMPALEGILSDFSSKYPTIALEINAIASPDVIAAVTDGRAHLGLMFADMDFPDSVDLCFLGNLPFYAVISPDHPLSRVDNITISDLIPHRQLMLKGGDGRGLAQFNSLSPRTWSGNNFFLLRELVRQGLGWCYIPCHLVEQEIDNGNLYRLPLSFDHQPWSVPVERVLPKNAVMSDALQWLSHQIQHLF
- the gshB gene encoding glutathione synthase, which codes for MKICFIMYPWERVEAENDTTLRLIHECFARKHTVAITTLHNLTIRDNVASAFCDVISKKTKQTDNIPSFHRNAVFRRCLLPLAGFDAIIMRANPPLDTLALNFLDSVRDDTFIMNDIDGLRVANNKLYTASFNDSASEFIPATHVSKNRRYLERIFDESESEKMILKPLDGYGGRGVILVEKNARQSFSSLLEFYIGGDEQGHGGNYVILQDYVAGAEKGDVRILMLNGEPIGAMRRVPAEGDVRSNVHAGGHVVKHKLTEKERKLCRFIGPKLVRDGLYFTGIDVIGDKLLEINVLSPGGITRINKLNRTKLQTQVIDFVESVVSAKELVRSRKNEFRQVIEDADAI
- a CDS encoding flavohemoglobin expression-modulating QEGLA motif protein, which produces MLTLSEAEMLAAIKAGDGFEAMLEDHSLSIKIEEYVPYICTAIHAGGRLREELQSKCLLDSDERQIEEDLFTDELITSFPITLCVHDSRYEYDLNRAPNLAVYDQAWGKEVWSSPLSPAERKASLAKHHRYFRILKAILSELEQRFGGCLLVDVHSYNWRSRDYPVSPLFNIGTAHLNTRRGKSILEQFEGRLADIALPNVDNSVARDVVFKGNGYHSYFINRNFNNTFAIPLEIKKVFMDEFTGEPFPLVLDAIHQGLHLAVMEAAAAFNDKFKRAKLTPAQLLPNNLDNAMLFVDKTLYKLANNFQTLSYVNPINLAQEKRRFLGRRHYEPQFTYRQLRIDPYEFKEQLYSLPVADIQDPTIRALYRDVVNAYAIKVELLSKVGTPDFLYNSMRYYGEPSANDIANAEFILHAAALPDADVEVEEFGAEETKRLFEEAAAALNIDCKVIISAKIVAQAMVERKNILINKNAKFSKKALNALIHHELGVHMVTSFNAFQQPLKIFKLGLPGNTYTQEGLAVMAEYLSGNIDLNRLKRLSLRVLAVNMMVKGRSFQQVFSRLSNDYQLSEDAAFTKTMRVFRGGGFTKDHLYLRGFRDVLKLHQERDISSLMVGKTGLAYIDTLDSLIARGVINPPKYEVPAMTVNRTGHEPIIDYLVSSIK